The stretch of DNA CGTCGATCGACGGCAAGGTCGTGCCGCCGAAGCGCGGCGAGATGAAGCGCTCGATGGAAGCGCTGATCCACCACTTCAAGCTCTATACCGAAGGCTACCATGTGCCGGCCGGCGAGGTTTACGCCGCCGTCGAGGCGCCGAAGGGCGAATTCGGTGTCTATCTCGTCTCCGACGGCACCAACAAGCCCTATCGCTGCAAGATCCGCGCGCCCGGTTATGCCCATCTGCAGGCGATGGACTTCATGTGCCGCGGCCACCAGCTTGCCGACGTCGCGGCCGTCCTCGGCTCGCTCGACATCGTCTTCGGCGAGGTGGATCGCTGATGCAGCTTCTGCCGCTGGCCGTCGTTATCCTTCTTTCGGCATCCGGGGTTTCGGCTCAGGAATCCGATAGCCTCGGCACGCCGCTCGGCCATAAGGAAGAGACGCCGCCGGCGCAGCAATCGTCCATGGGTGAGCTTTTGTCCAAGGGCTATCAGATCAAGGCTGCCATTCCGAACGGCAGCAAATTCGTAGTGTTTATGCAAAAAGACCAGTCGGCCTATGCCTGCGAAATGCAGTCTTTGACCGCTTCGCGGTGTGGAACCTTAAACTGACAAGGCGTGAGAAAGAATGTCCGTTCGTCGATTAGCCGAAGATCAATTTCAGCCTGCCGCATTCGCCTTCAGCGATGAGAATGCGGTCTGGGCGGACAAGACGATCCAGAAATACCCCGCCGGCCGCCAGCAATCGGCGGTCATTCCGCTGTTGATGCGGGCGCAGGAGCAGGACGGCTGGGTCACGCGCGCGGCGATCGAAAAGATCGCCGACATGCTTGATATGGCCTATATCCGCGTGCTCGAGGTCGCGACCTTCTATACGCAGTTCCAGCTGCATCCGGTTGGTACCCGCGCCCATGTCCAGGTCTGCGGTACGACGCCCTGCATGCTGCGCGGCTCGGAAGCGCTGATGTCGGTCTGCAAGAGCAAGATCCATGCCCATGCCTTCGAGCGCAATGCCGAAGGCACGCTATCCTGGGAAGAGGTCGAATGTCTCGGGGCCTGCGTCAACGCCCCGATGGTGATGATCGGCAAGGACACCTATGAAGACCTGACGCCCGCGCGTCTCGAAGAGATCATCGACGTCTTTGCCGCCGGCAATGGCGCCAGCATCAAGCCCGGCACCCAGATCGACCGGGTGTTTTCGGCGCCCGAAGGCGGCCTGACCTCGCTGACGACGGAAGAGCCGAAGGCAAGGACCCGCGCCAAGAAGGCCGATGCCGAAACCGTATCGGCTCCAGTCGACGCCGCGCCGGTTCCTCCCTCCGAGGCCGCCCGCCCGAAGAGCACCGATGCCGAGACCAATGCTGCCCTGAAGACTCCGGCGACGGCGCCGAAGGCGGCTGCGAAAAACGCAAAGGCAGCCGAGCAGCAGCCGATATCAGGCACGGCGGCTGCCGAACCGGCGCCGAAAGCTGCCGTCAAGGCTGAAGCCGCCTCGGCGGAAAAGCCTGCTCTGACCGACAAGAATCGGCCGGCCGGCATCGAAAAGCCCGCCGCACCTGATGATCTGAAGATGATCTCGGGTGTCGGCCCGAAGATCGAGGCGACGTTGAACGAAATCGGCATCTTCACCTTCGCGCAGGTCGCAGGCTGGAAGAAGGCCGAACGCGAATGGGTCGATGGCTATTTGAATTTCCGCGGCCGCGTCGAACGCGATGTTTGGGTCAAGCAGGCCAAGGCGCTCGCCAAGGGCGGGGAAGCGGAATATATCAAGGTCTTCGGCAAGAAGCCGCGGTAAGAGGTGAAGCATGTTACAAGATAAAGACCGCATCTTTACCAACATCTACGGCCTCAAGGACAAATCCCTGAAGGGCGCGATGAGTCGCGGCCACTGGGACGGCACCAAGCAGATCCTCGAAAAGGGCCGCGACTGGATCATCAATGAGATGAAGGCGTCAGGCCTTCGCGGTCGTGGTGGCGCCGGTTTCCCGACCGGCCTCAAATGGTCCTTCATGCCGAAGGAAAGCGACGGCCGGCCGCATTATCTCGTCGTCAACGCCGACGAATCCGAGCCTGGCACCTGCAAAGACCGCGACATCATGCGCCACGATCCGCATACGCTGATCGAAGGCTGCGTCATCGCGAGTTTCGCGATGGGCGCCAATGCGGCTTACATCTACGTGCGCGGCGAATATATCCGCGAGCGCGAAGCGCTGCAGGCGGCGATCGACGAATGCTATGATTATGGCCTGCTCGGCAAGAACAACAAGCTCGGCTGGGACATGGATATCTTCGTCCATCACGGCGCCGGCGCCTATATTTGCGGCGAGGAAACCGCGCTGCTCGAAAGCCTTGAAGGCAAGAAGGGCCAGCCGCGTCTGAAGCCGCCGTTCCCGGCCAATATGGGCCTCTACGGCTGCCCGACGACGGTCAACAACGTCGAATCGATCGCTGTTGCGCCGACCATCCTGCGCCGCGGCGCCGGCTGGTTCTCGGCCATCGGCCGTCCGAACAATGTCGGCACCAAGCTGTTCATGCTCTCCGGCCACGTCAACAAGCCGTGCACGGTTGAAGAGGAAATGGGCATCACCTTCCGCGAACTGGTCGACCGCCATGCCGGCGGCATTCGCGGCGGCTGGGACAACCTGCTTGCCGTCATTCCAGGCGGGGCATCCTGCCCGATCGTTCCGGCCAAGGACATCATCGATTGCCCGATGGATTTCGACGGCCTGCGCGGCGTCGGCTCTTCCTTCGGTACGGCCGCCGCGATAGTCATGGACAAGTCCACCGACGTCATCAAGGCGATCGCCCGTATCTCCGCCTTCTTCAAGCATGAGAGCTGCGGCCAGTGCACGCCCTGCCGCGAAGGCACGGGCTGGATGTGGCGTGTGATGGAGCGCATGGCCAAGGGCAATGCCCAGAAGCGCGAAATCGACATGCTGTTCCAGGTGACGAAGCAGATCGAAGGCCACACCATTTGTGCGCTCGGCGATGCCGCGGCATGGCCGGTGCAGGGTCTGATCCGTAACTTCCGTCCCGAGATCGAAAAGCGCATCGACCAGTATACGGCGAGCGCGCTTGATCACGGTGCGGTTCTGGAGGCGGCTGAATAATCATGGCGGACAACGCATCCAAGAGTGGGAAGAAGGAAGAAGTCGCCGATTTCGCGGCCGGTTTCGGCCGTCTTGCCGCCGAGATGCTGGAAAATGCACGGGCGATGCCGGTGCATCCGCTGATGGCGCAGCCCGCGGCAGCCTTTGCCGCCGCAACGGCGATCGGCTTTGGTTTCTCGACCCAGATGGCCGGCGCTTTCTTCGGTGCCTGGCAGAGCGCCCTGGAAACGACCGGCAAGGTCGCCGCCGCCCTCGATGACACGCCGCCGGACGAACTGAAGCCCGATGTCGATATCCGGCCGGAGAATATTCGCTCGGAGGTCAAGGCTTTCACCAAGCCGCGGGCCGACAAGAAGGCAAGGCCGACATTGACTGTCGTCAAGCCGGTCAGCGAGTCGATCCCACCCAGCCAAACGAAGGCCAGCCAGCCAAAGCCGGCGGTGAAGGCAAAACCGGTTGCGCGGGGGAAGGCCGACGATCTCAAGCTGATTGCCGGCATCGGCCCGAAGCTGGAGCAGGTGCTGAACGCCAAGGGCGTTCGCAGCTTTGCCGAGATCGCTGCCTGGACCGACGAGGAAATCGCCCGGTTCGACGCTGAACTCGGCTTCAACGGCCGCATCGGCCGTGACGACTGGACCGGCCAGGCGAAAGTTCTGGCGGGGCGGAGCCGCAGAAAGAAATGAACTATCCGGCCGTGTCGATCGGCCGGAAAGATGGGCAGGTCGGCGGACGGGCGGGGGCCTGAAGATGCCGGTGCGGGTTCCGGATCTGGAATGCGCGACAGAGAATTTGGGCGACATCAGATGTCGGCAGGACGAAAGATCCGGCTTGGCAATGAGAGTGTTGCAAAAATAGGTTTGTTTGCCGTCATCAGGCAAACGGGAAACAGGACTGAGCGACGATGGCAAAACTGAGGATTGACGGCAACGAGATCGAAGTTCCGGATCATTTCACGCTATTGCAGGCGTGCGAGGATGCCGGTGCCGAGGTTCCGCGCTTCTGCTTCCATGAGCGCCTGTCGGTTGCCGGCAATTGCCGCATGTGCCTTGTCGAGGTGAAGGGCGGCCCGCCGAAGCCGCAGGCTTCCTGCGCCATGAGCGTGCGCGACATCCGCGGCGGCCCGAACGGCGAACTGCCTGAGGTTTTCACCAACACCCCGATGGTCAAGAAGGCCCGCGAAGGTGTGATGGAATTCCTGCTGATCAACCATCCGCTCGATTGCCCGATCTGCGACCAGGGCGGCGAATGCGACCTGCAGGACCAGGCGATGGCCTTCGGCATAGACACCTCGCGCTATCAGGAAGACAAGCGCGCCGTCGAGGACAAGTATATCGGCCCGCTCGTCAAGACGGTGATGAACCGCTGCATCCACTGCACGCGCTGCGTCCGCTTCACCACCGAGGTCGCCGGCATTTCCGAACTCGGCCTGATCGGCCGCGGCGAGGATGCCGAGATCACCACCTATCTCGAACAGGCGATGACCTCCGAGCTGCAGGGCAACGTCGTCGACCTTTGCCCGGTTGGCGCACTCACCTCGAAGCCCTTCGCCTTCACCGCGCGCCCGTGGGAATTGAACAAGACCGAATCGATCGACGTCATGGACGCCGTCGGTTCGGCAATCCGCGTCGACACTCGCGGCCGTGAGGTCATGCGCATCCTGCCGCGCGTCAATGAAGCGATCAACGAGGAGTGGATCTCCGATAAGAGCCGCTTCATCTGGGACGGCCTGAAGACCCAGCGCCTCGACCGGCCCTATGTTCGCCGCGACGGCCGCCTGCA from Rhizobium leguminosarum bv. trifolii WSM1325 encodes:
- a CDS encoding conserved hypothetical protein (KEGG: ret:RHE_CH01607 hypothetical protein), giving the protein MQLLPLAVVILLSASGVSAQESDSLGTPLGHKEETPPAQQSSMGELLSKGYQIKAAIPNGSKFVVFMQKDQSAYACEMQSLTASRCGTLN
- a CDS encoding NADH-quinone oxidoreductase, E subunit (KEGG: ret:RHE_CH01608 NADH dehydrogenase subunit E~TIGRFAM: NADH-quinone oxidoreductase, E subunit~PFAM: NADH dehydrogenase (ubiquinone) 24 kDa subunit), encoding MSVRRLAEDQFQPAAFAFSDENAVWADKTIQKYPAGRQQSAVIPLLMRAQEQDGWVTRAAIEKIADMLDMAYIRVLEVATFYTQFQLHPVGTRAHVQVCGTTPCMLRGSEALMSVCKSKIHAHAFERNAEGTLSWEEVECLGACVNAPMVMIGKDTYEDLTPARLEEIIDVFAAGNGASIKPGTQIDRVFSAPEGGLTSLTTEEPKARTRAKKADAETVSAPVDAAPVPPSEAARPKSTDAETNAALKTPATAPKAAAKNAKAAEQQPISGTAAAEPAPKAAVKAEAASAEKPALTDKNRPAGIEKPAAPDDLKMISGVGPKIEATLNEIGIFTFAQVAGWKKAEREWVDGYLNFRGRVERDVWVKQAKALAKGGEAEYIKVFGKKPR
- a CDS encoding putative protein in NADH-ubiquinone oxidoreductase complex (KEGG: rec:RHECIAT_CH0001682 putative protein in NADH-ubiquinone oxidoreductase complex), with the protein product MADNASKSGKKEEVADFAAGFGRLAAEMLENARAMPVHPLMAQPAAAFAAATAIGFGFSTQMAGAFFGAWQSALETTGKVAAALDDTPPDELKPDVDIRPENIRSEVKAFTKPRADKKARPTLTVVKPVSESIPPSQTKASQPKPAVKAKPVARGKADDLKLIAGIGPKLEQVLNAKGVRSFAEIAAWTDEEIARFDAELGFNGRIGRDDWTGQAKVLAGRSRRKK
- a CDS encoding NADH-quinone oxidoreductase, F subunit (KEGG: rec:RHECIAT_CH0001681 NADH-ubiquinone oxidoreductase protein, chain F~TIGRFAM: NADH-quinone oxidoreductase, F subunit~PFAM: Respiratory-chain NADH dehydrogenase domain 51 kDa subunit) encodes the protein MLQDKDRIFTNIYGLKDKSLKGAMSRGHWDGTKQILEKGRDWIINEMKASGLRGRGGAGFPTGLKWSFMPKESDGRPHYLVVNADESEPGTCKDRDIMRHDPHTLIEGCVIASFAMGANAAYIYVRGEYIREREALQAAIDECYDYGLLGKNNKLGWDMDIFVHHGAGAYICGEETALLESLEGKKGQPRLKPPFPANMGLYGCPTTVNNVESIAVAPTILRRGAGWFSAIGRPNNVGTKLFMLSGHVNKPCTVEEEMGITFRELVDRHAGGIRGGWDNLLAVIPGGASCPIVPAKDIIDCPMDFDGLRGVGSSFGTAAAIVMDKSTDVIKAIARISAFFKHESCGQCTPCREGTGWMWRVMERMAKGNAQKREIDMLFQVTKQIEGHTICALGDAAAWPVQGLIRNFRPEIEKRIDQYTASALDHGAVLEAAE